The Pseudomonas azadiae genome contains a region encoding:
- the mltA gene encoding murein transglycosylase A, with protein sequence MNVTLKPWSRRLAWALPMIALLAGCDAGKEAAKDETAKPHAVATYVSAPWEALPTVSDSDLLAGFESWRSACQRLKADPVWGTTCAAATAVPSDAVAVRGFLKERLDVFGLRSADNTPNGLITGYYEPVYPGSLTKTATANVPVYGVPDDLIIVNLESIYPELKGKRLRGRLEGRVLKPYDDASAINGQGSTAKPIAWLTDPMDLQFLQIQGSGRIQLPGGRQLRVGYGDQNGYPYRPIGRWLVEQGELKKEDVTMGAISAWAKAHPQRIPQLLASNPSYVFFSARPDSNEGPRGSLNVPLTAGYSVAVDRKVIPLGSLLWLSTTKPDGSPITRPVAAQDTGGAITGEVRADLFWGTGAAAGELAGNMKQQGQIWMLWPKGAALPRVPDVSTGS encoded by the coding sequence ATGAATGTCACGTTGAAACCCTGGAGCCGCCGCCTGGCGTGGGCTCTGCCGATGATCGCACTGCTGGCCGGCTGTGACGCGGGCAAAGAAGCCGCCAAAGATGAAACTGCCAAGCCCCACGCCGTTGCCACTTATGTCAGCGCGCCCTGGGAAGCCCTGCCGACGGTGTCCGACAGCGACCTGCTGGCCGGTTTCGAATCCTGGCGCAGCGCCTGCCAACGCCTCAAGGCCGACCCAGTGTGGGGCACGACCTGCGCCGCCGCCACCGCAGTGCCCAGTGATGCGGTGGCAGTGCGCGGGTTTCTCAAGGAGCGCCTGGATGTGTTCGGCCTGCGCTCGGCCGACAACACCCCGAACGGTTTGATCACCGGCTACTACGAACCGGTCTACCCCGGCAGCCTGACCAAGACCGCCACCGCCAACGTACCGGTGTATGGCGTGCCGGATGACCTGATTATCGTCAACCTGGAAAGCATCTACCCCGAGCTCAAGGGCAAGCGCCTGCGCGGTCGCCTGGAAGGCCGTGTGCTCAAGCCCTACGACGACGCCAGCGCCATCAACGGTCAGGGCTCAACGGCCAAACCGATCGCCTGGCTGACAGACCCGATGGACCTGCAGTTCCTGCAGATCCAAGGCTCGGGCCGGATTCAACTACCCGGCGGGCGCCAACTGCGCGTCGGTTATGGCGACCAGAACGGCTACCCCTATCGCCCGATTGGCCGCTGGCTGGTGGAGCAAGGCGAGCTGAAGAAGGAAGACGTGACCATGGGTGCCATCAGCGCATGGGCCAAGGCGCACCCGCAGCGTATTCCGCAACTGCTGGCGAGCAACCCTAGCTATGTGTTCTTCAGCGCCCGGCCCGATAGCAACGAAGGGCCGCGCGGCTCACTGAACGTGCCACTGACGGCCGGCTACAGCGTGGCGGTGGATCGCAAGGTGATTCCGCTGGGCAGCCTGTTGTGGCTGTCGACCACCAAGCCGGACGGTTCGCCGATCACCCGGCCGGTGGCGGCACAGGACACCGGCGGTGCAATTACCGGCGAAGTGCGCGCAGACTTGTTCTGGGGCACCGGTGCTGCGGCGGGTGAGCTGGCAGGCAACATGAAACAGCAGGGGCAAATCTGGATGCTGTGGCCTAAAGGCGCGGCGCTGCCGCGGGTGCCGGATGTAAGTACCGGGAGCTAA
- a CDS encoding MAPEG family protein yields the protein MTVAFWCVLIAIFLPYLCTGVAKFSGGKFRPQHNHDPRAFLETLEGLAKRAHNAQLNSFEVTPAFAAAVIIAHLAGTAELVTINVLAVLFITSRLLYIICYLADWAMLRSLVWLVGMVLVASFFFVSI from the coding sequence ATGACGGTTGCTTTCTGGTGCGTGTTGATCGCTATTTTTCTGCCTTACCTGTGCACAGGGGTCGCCAAGTTCAGCGGCGGTAAATTCCGGCCGCAGCACAATCACGATCCACGGGCCTTCCTGGAGACACTCGAGGGGCTTGCCAAGCGTGCTCACAATGCCCAGCTCAACAGCTTTGAAGTGACCCCGGCATTTGCGGCGGCCGTGATTATCGCGCATTTGGCGGGCACGGCCGAATTGGTCACCATCAATGTGCTGGCGGTGCTGTTTATCACCAGCCGCCTGCTGTACATCATCTGCTACCTGGCGGACTGGGCGATGCTGCGTTCGCTGGTGTGGCTTGTGGGGATGGTGTTGGTTGCGAGTTTCTTCTTCGTCTCGATCTAG
- a CDS encoding cation:proton antiporter: MLELVAAFICLTTLLTYVNFRFIGLPPTIGVMVTALLFSLILQGLSFLGYPGLEERIQQLIGQIDFGDLLMNWMLSFLLFAGALHVNLNDLRSYRWPIGLLATFGVLIATAVIGSLAYYIFALFGWHVSFLYCLLFGALISPTDPIAVLGVLRTANASKPLKTTIVGESLFNDGTAVVVFTVLLGIAQLGETPTLSATAMLFAHEAIGGVVFGGLIGYLVYLMIKSIEQHQIEVMLTLALVIGGSAMATELHVSAPIAMVVAGLIIGNLGRKLAMNDMTRRYLDGFWELLDDMLNALLFALIGMELLLLPFNWLHVFAASLLAVAILLSRLLTVAPAILLLRRWRTVPRGTIRILTWGGLRGGVSVALALALPLGPERDLLLSITYIVVLSSILLQGLSIGKLVKRVTRDEPQAAPDAH; encoded by the coding sequence ATGCTTGAACTTGTCGCCGCCTTCATTTGCCTCACCACCCTGCTCACCTATGTGAACTTCCGTTTTATCGGCCTGCCGCCCACCATTGGTGTGATGGTGACGGCCCTGCTGTTTTCGCTGATCCTGCAGGGCTTGAGTTTTCTCGGCTATCCAGGCTTGGAAGAACGCATCCAGCAGTTGATCGGCCAGATCGACTTTGGCGATTTGCTGATGAACTGGATGCTCTCCTTCCTGCTGTTCGCCGGCGCCTTGCACGTCAACCTGAACGACCTGCGCAGTTACCGCTGGCCTATCGGCCTGCTGGCGACCTTCGGCGTGTTGATCGCTACCGCGGTCATCGGCAGCCTGGCGTATTACATCTTTGCCCTGTTTGGCTGGCACGTCAGCTTCCTCTACTGCCTGCTGTTCGGCGCGCTGATATCCCCCACCGACCCGATTGCGGTGCTGGGTGTATTGCGCACCGCCAATGCCTCTAAACCCTTGAAAACCACCATCGTCGGCGAGTCGCTGTTCAACGACGGCACCGCCGTGGTGGTCTTCACCGTGCTGCTGGGCATCGCACAGCTGGGCGAAACCCCTACACTGAGCGCCACCGCCATGCTGTTCGCCCATGAAGCCATTGGTGGCGTGGTGTTCGGCGGCCTGATCGGCTATCTGGTGTACCTGATGATCAAGAGCATCGAACAACACCAGATTGAAGTGATGCTGACCCTCGCCCTGGTGATCGGCGGCTCGGCGATGGCCACTGAACTGCACGTCTCCGCGCCGATTGCGATGGTGGTGGCCGGCCTGATCATCGGCAACCTGGGGCGCAAGCTGGCGATGAACGACATGACCCGCCGCTACCTCGACGGTTTCTGGGAACTGCTCGACGACATGCTCAACGCTCTGCTGTTCGCGCTGATCGGCATGGAGCTGCTGCTATTGCCGTTCAACTGGCTGCACGTATTCGCCGCCAGCCTGTTGGCCGTGGCGATCCTGCTGTCACGCCTGCTCACGGTCGCCCCGGCAATCCTGCTGCTGCGCCGCTGGCGCACGGTGCCACGCGGCACCATCCGCATTCTGACCTGGGGCGGCTTGCGCGGCGGGGTGTCGGTGGCATTGGCGCTGGCCCTGCCATTGGGCCCGGAGCGTGACCTGCTGTTGAGCATCACCTACATCGTGGTGTTGTCGTCGATCCTGTTGCAGGGGTTGAGCATCGGCAAGCTGGTCAAGCGCGTGACCCGGGACGAGCCCCAGGCCGCGCCAGACGCTCACTGA
- a CDS encoding formate/nitrite transporter family protein, protein MANQADGKTPNLSQEEQHDVDKNQPPRAAVLHEIIRTQGDQELERSVAALWWSALAAGLTMGLSLMAMGLLNSRLPDGEGFKVIASFGYCAGFLAVILARQQLFTENTLTAVLPVMSKPTLGNAGRLLRLWTVVLVGNLCGTLLVAYVMLHLPIFDAKTDLAFLEIGRKIMENDSGQMFAKGIVSGWMIATMVWMIPSMENAKMFIIILITYLMALGDFTHIVVGSAEVSYLVFAGELPWKDFWLIFAGPTLAGNIIGGSFIFALISHAQIRSESSLPGKKAADPRHPQPINKNQ, encoded by the coding sequence ATGGCCAATCAAGCAGACGGCAAGACCCCCAACCTGTCGCAGGAAGAACAGCACGACGTTGACAAAAACCAGCCGCCGCGTGCGGCTGTGCTACACGAGATTATCCGTACCCAGGGCGATCAGGAACTGGAACGCAGTGTCGCTGCCTTGTGGTGGTCGGCGCTGGCGGCCGGGCTGACCATGGGCCTGTCATTGATGGCGATGGGGTTGCTTAATTCGCGCCTGCCGGATGGCGAAGGGTTCAAGGTGATCGCCAGCTTCGGTTATTGCGCGGGCTTTCTCGCGGTGATCCTCGCGCGTCAGCAATTGTTCACCGAAAACACCCTGACCGCGGTGCTGCCGGTAATGAGCAAACCCACGCTGGGCAACGCCGGCCGGCTGTTGCGGTTATGGACGGTGGTGCTGGTGGGCAACCTGTGCGGTACCTTGCTGGTGGCTTATGTGATGCTGCACCTGCCGATCTTCGATGCCAAGACCGACCTGGCCTTCCTCGAAATCGGGCGCAAGATCATGGAGAACGACAGCGGCCAGATGTTTGCCAAGGGCATCGTCTCCGGCTGGATGATCGCCACCATGGTGTGGATGATCCCGTCGATGGAAAACGCCAAGATGTTCATCATCATCCTGATCACCTACCTCATGGCGCTGGGAGACTTTACCCACATCGTCGTAGGGTCGGCGGAAGTGTCTTACCTGGTGTTTGCTGGCGAATTGCCGTGGAAAGACTTCTGGCTCATATTTGCCGGTCCGACCCTGGCGGGCAATATCATTGGCGGCAGCTTTATCTTCGCGCTGATCAGCCATGCGCAGATTCGCAGCGAAAGCAGCCTGCCCGGCAAGAAGGCTGCGGACCCGAGGCATCCGCAGCCTATCAACAAAAATCAGTGA
- a CDS encoding patatin-like phospholipase family protein has product MKVSSYVVQNQPSLPQTADQDVKTPLVKGAGERKISVFRYSDGRVEVAHSPPPPAHLVLSGGGAKGIAFPGMVQALEDADKLQSIKVVSGSSAGAISAALLASGMDAKAFTQLSNNLDLPSLLNSKDPVLAWLQGVSSQLGKFAGKLPGPAGNISQLLLTLLPRLQTEGQPLEDLIRNESRKSILAHIASMPEANRPPEVTKIADRLSTGAGPTFRDLEVLSRHIPAIKQLNITGTGMFDGRPQLVVFNASLTPDMDITRAALISGALPGLFKSPSEQGHGFQTAAQTTAFQDGGLLLNTPAPGVIERSFPESPLGKDEALIVKFESDATSTPPKSGGFISYLTDTFTGTSHTAAQAYQDDRLKAFSEQTVTLPLNSSRGDFRGLLDGTVNFTMTPEQKQHLQAQAHQTVSDHLEKRAQVRERDVFASLDDAVMAMDDQMLASVQDDLRKDPAGAQALRFRKSAQQALQALDSAIAEANQSGTSLVITPKLAAALRNLDALARRPEDIEWLGKRLNAPGQHHFQQLLQVGARQASGDASGMSKVLSSAVAEMQRRDIGVKAENFTREVIYPSLYRPGQPAANVELLQRAARDLREATTPAEFNRVLDGIIQHYRARNKPWSTPFSSTTVEQAKAWRIPV; this is encoded by the coding sequence ATGAAAGTCTCCAGTTACGTTGTACAGAATCAGCCGTCATTGCCTCAAACCGCCGATCAGGACGTGAAGACGCCGCTGGTCAAAGGCGCGGGCGAAAGAAAGATCAGCGTTTTTCGCTACAGCGATGGGCGTGTAGAGGTGGCGCACTCCCCGCCGCCGCCCGCTCACTTGGTGCTCAGTGGCGGTGGCGCCAAGGGCATCGCTTTTCCGGGGATGGTGCAGGCGCTTGAAGACGCCGACAAACTGCAGAGCATCAAGGTGGTTTCCGGTTCTTCCGCCGGCGCGATTTCCGCGGCGCTGCTCGCCAGTGGCATGGACGCCAAGGCATTCACGCAGCTGTCGAACAACCTCGACCTGCCCAGCCTGCTCAACAGCAAAGACCCGGTCCTGGCCTGGCTGCAAGGTGTCAGTTCCCAGCTTGGCAAGTTTGCGGGAAAACTGCCTGGCCCGGCCGGTAATATTTCTCAACTGCTGCTGACCCTGTTGCCGCGCCTGCAAACCGAGGGGCAGCCCCTCGAGGACTTGATTCGCAACGAGTCGCGTAAATCCATTCTTGCCCATATCGCAAGCATGCCCGAGGCCAACCGACCGCCTGAAGTCACGAAAATCGCCGACCGGCTCAGCACCGGTGCAGGGCCTACCTTTCGCGACCTGGAGGTGTTGAGCCGGCATATTCCTGCAATAAAACAGCTCAATATCACCGGCACGGGCATGTTTGACGGTCGCCCGCAATTGGTGGTGTTCAATGCCAGCCTGACTCCGGATATGGATATCACTCGTGCCGCACTTATTTCAGGCGCGTTGCCGGGTCTGTTCAAAAGCCCGTCCGAACAAGGCCATGGGTTTCAAACGGCGGCGCAAACCACGGCGTTTCAAGACGGAGGGCTGCTCCTCAATACGCCGGCGCCCGGCGTCATTGAGCGTTCGTTCCCCGAGAGCCCCCTGGGCAAGGACGAAGCGCTGATCGTCAAGTTCGAATCCGACGCGACGTCAACACCGCCCAAAAGCGGTGGTTTTATCAGTTATTTGACTGACACGTTCACCGGCACGTCGCATACCGCTGCGCAAGCCTACCAGGATGACCGACTCAAAGCGTTCTCGGAGCAAACCGTAACGTTGCCGCTGAACTCAAGCAGAGGTGACTTTCGCGGCCTGCTCGACGGCACCGTCAACTTCACCATGACCCCGGAGCAGAAACAGCATTTGCAAGCCCAGGCCCACCAAACGGTGTCGGACCACCTGGAAAAACGAGCGCAGGTACGTGAGCGCGATGTGTTCGCCTCCCTGGACGACGCGGTGATGGCGATGGACGATCAAATGCTGGCCAGCGTGCAGGATGACCTGCGCAAGGACCCGGCCGGCGCGCAGGCATTGCGCTTTCGCAAGAGTGCGCAGCAGGCCCTGCAAGCGTTGGACAGTGCGATTGCCGAGGCTAACCAATCCGGCACATCGCTGGTGATTACGCCGAAGTTGGCCGCGGCGCTACGCAACCTGGATGCCCTTGCGCGCAGGCCCGAGGATATCGAGTGGCTGGGCAAGCGCCTGAATGCGCCGGGCCAGCATCATTTTCAACAGTTGCTGCAAGTGGGCGCCAGGCAGGCATCGGGCGATGCGTCAGGCATGTCCAAGGTGTTGAGCAGCGCTGTCGCCGAAATGCAAAGACGGGATATAGGCGTAAAGGCCGAAAACTTTACGCGAGAGGTCATCTACCCGTCGCTGTACCGTCCCGGCCAGCCGGCCGCCAACGTTGAGCTGTTACAGCGCGCGGCACGTGACTTGCGCGAGGCAACGACGCCGGCTGAGTTCAACCGTGTGCTCGATGGCATTATTCAACACTACCGGGCGCGTAATAAACCCTGGAGCACACCGTTCAGCTCTACCACGGTTGAGCAGGCCAAGGCCTGGCGTATACCGGTTTAG
- a CDS encoding acyl-CoA thioesterase, whose amino-acid sequence MNFHTRKWVKPEDLNPNGTLFGGSLLRWIDEEAAIYAIVQLGNQRVVTKYISEINFVSASRQGDIIELGITATEFGRTSITLTCEVRNKITRKSILTVEKMVFVNLGEDGLPVPHGRTEIKYVKDQFQDDSLTE is encoded by the coding sequence ATGAACTTTCACACCCGTAAATGGGTAAAACCCGAAGACCTCAACCCCAACGGCACCCTGTTCGGTGGCAGCCTGCTGCGCTGGATCGACGAAGAAGCGGCCATCTACGCCATCGTCCAACTGGGCAACCAGCGCGTGGTGACCAAATACATCTCCGAAATCAACTTTGTCAGCGCTTCGCGCCAGGGCGACATCATCGAGCTGGGTATCACCGCCACCGAATTCGGCCGCACCTCCATCACCCTGACCTGTGAAGTGCGCAACAAAATCACGCGAAAAAGCATTCTGACGGTGGAAAAAATGGTCTTCGTCAACCTGGGTGAGGACGGTCTGCCGGTGCCCCATGGTCGCACCGAGATCAAGTACGTGAAGGACCAGTTCCAGGACGACAGTCTTACTGAGTAA
- the ahcY gene encoding adenosylhomocysteinase, with product MSAVITPAEFNDYKVADMSLAAWGRRETFIAESEMPALMGLRRKYAAEQPLKGAKILGCIHMTIQTAVLIETLVALGAEVRWSSCNIFSTQDQAAAAIAAAGIPVFAWKGETEEEYEWCLEQTILKDGAPWDANMILDDGGDLTELLHKKYPQILDRVHGVTEETTTGVHRLLDMLAKGELKIPAINVNDSVTKSKNDNKYGCRHSLNDAIKRGTDHLLSGKQALVIGYGDVGKGSSQSLRQEGMIVKVSEVDPICAMQACMDGFEVVSPFIDGINDGTEASIDKALLGKIDLIVTTTGNVNVCDANMLKALKKRAVVCNIGHFDNEIDTAFMRKNWAWEEVKPQVHKVHRTGSGAFDPQNDDYLILLAEGRLVNLGNATGHPSRIMDGSFANQVLAQIFLFQQKYADLSPAQKAERLTVEVLPKKLDEEVALEMVRGFGGVVTQLTKTQADYIGVTVEGPFKPHAYRY from the coding sequence ATGAGCGCTGTAATTACGCCTGCTGAATTCAACGACTACAAAGTCGCCGACATGTCCCTCGCCGCCTGGGGCCGTCGCGAAACCTTTATCGCCGAATCCGAAATGCCGGCCCTGATGGGCCTGCGTCGCAAGTACGCCGCAGAACAACCGCTCAAGGGCGCGAAGATTCTGGGCTGCATCCACATGACCATCCAGACTGCCGTGCTGATCGAAACCCTGGTTGCCCTGGGTGCCGAAGTGCGTTGGTCCTCGTGCAACATCTTCTCGACTCAGGACCAGGCCGCCGCCGCTATCGCTGCCGCCGGCATCCCGGTATTCGCCTGGAAAGGCGAGACCGAAGAAGAGTACGAGTGGTGCCTGGAGCAAACCATCCTCAAGGATGGCGCGCCATGGGACGCTAACATGATCCTCGACGACGGTGGCGACCTGACCGAGTTGCTGCACAAGAAATACCCGCAGATCCTCGACCGCGTCCACGGCGTGACCGAAGAAACCACCACCGGCGTACACCGCCTGCTGGACATGCTGGCCAAGGGCGAGCTGAAAATCCCGGCCATCAACGTCAACGACTCGGTGACCAAGAGCAAGAACGACAACAAGTATGGCTGCCGTCACAGCCTCAACGATGCGATCAAGCGCGGCACCGACCACCTGCTGTCGGGCAAGCAAGCCCTGGTGATCGGCTACGGTGACGTGGGCAAGGGTTCGTCCCAGTCCCTGCGTCAGGAAGGCATGATCGTCAAGGTCTCCGAAGTTGACCCGATCTGCGCCATGCAAGCCTGCATGGACGGTTTCGAAGTGGTTTCGCCGTTCATCGACGGTATCAACGACGGCACCGAAGCCAGCATCGATAAGGCCCTGCTGGGCAAGATCGACCTGATCGTAACCACCACCGGTAACGTGAACGTCTGCGACGCCAACATGCTCAAGGCCCTGAAGAAGCGCGCGGTGGTCTGCAACATCGGCCACTTCGACAACGAGATCGACACGGCTTTCATGCGCAAGAACTGGGCATGGGAAGAAGTGAAGCCACAGGTACACAAGGTTCACCGTACCGGTAGCGGCGCTTTCGATCCACAGAACGACGACTACCTGATCCTGCTGGCCGAAGGCCGCCTGGTTAACCTGGGCAACGCCACTGGCCACCCAAGCCGCATCATGGATGGCTCGTTCGCCAACCAGGTACTGGCGCAGATCTTCCTGTTCCAGCAGAAGTACGCCGACCTGTCGCCTGCCCAGAAAGCCGAGCGCCTGACCGTGGAAGTATTGCCCAAGAAACTCGACGAAGAAGTGGCCCTGGAAATGGTCCGCGGCTTCGGCGGCGTCGTGACTCAACTGACCAAGACCCAGGCCGACTACATCGGCGTGACCGTTGAAGGTCCGTTCAAGCCGCACGCTTACCGCTACTGA
- the metF gene encoding methylenetetrahydrofolate reductase [NAD(P)H] → MSQDRRYSFEFFPTKTDAGHEKLMATATQLASYNPDFFSCTYGAGGSTRDRTINTVLQLESQVKVPAAPHLSCVGDSKDDLRGLLTQYKAAGIQRIVALRGDLPSGMGMASGELRYANDLVSFIREETGDHFHIEVAAYPEMHPQARNFEDDLRNFVRKANAGADSAITQYFFNADSYFYFVERVQAMGVNIPIVPGIMPITNYSKLARFSDACGAEIPRWVRKQLEAYGDDVKSIQAFGEQVISMMCEKLLQGGAPGLHFYTLNQAEPSLAIWNNLKLPR, encoded by the coding sequence ATGTCCCAAGACCGTCGCTACAGCTTCGAGTTCTTCCCGACCAAGACCGATGCTGGGCATGAAAAACTGATGGCGACCGCCACGCAGTTGGCCAGCTACAACCCCGACTTCTTTTCCTGCACCTACGGCGCTGGCGGTTCGACCCGTGATCGCACGATCAACACCGTGTTGCAGCTGGAAAGCCAGGTCAAAGTTCCCGCCGCTCCGCACCTGTCGTGCGTGGGCGACAGCAAGGACGACCTGCGCGGCCTGCTCACCCAATACAAGGCCGCCGGTATCCAGCGCATCGTTGCCCTGCGTGGCGACCTGCCGTCCGGCATGGGCATGGCCAGCGGTGAGCTGCGCTACGCCAATGACCTGGTGAGCTTCATCCGTGAAGAGACGGGCGATCACTTCCACATCGAAGTGGCGGCCTACCCGGAGATGCACCCTCAGGCGCGCAATTTCGAAGATGACCTGCGCAACTTCGTGCGCAAGGCCAACGCTGGCGCCGACAGCGCGATCACCCAGTACTTCTTCAACGCCGACAGCTACTTCTATTTCGTCGAGCGTGTACAGGCGATGGGTGTGAACATCCCGATCGTGCCGGGCATCATGCCAATCACCAACTACAGCAAGCTGGCGCGCTTCTCTGACGCCTGCGGTGCCGAAATCCCACGCTGGGTACGCAAACAGCTGGAAGCCTATGGCGACGACGTCAAGAGCATCCAGGCCTTCGGCGAACAGGTCATCAGCATGATGTGTGAAAAATTGTTGCAAGGTGGTGCGCCAGGCTTGCATTTCTATACCCTTAACCAGGCCGAACCGAGCCTGGCCATCTGGAATAATCTCAAGCTGCCACGCTGA
- a CDS encoding substrate-binding periplasmic protein yields MPVILKLATAALFACLSLAAHGEKLRIVTEPWAPYVYEEQGAMQGLDYETTVIVFQRLGVEVQWQFLPWKRCLAMLEQGQADGVLDIFHSHERDAMLLYPSEPLSEVEFVLFYANERPHPVQGLEDLHGLTVGTSPGYLYGAAFSDSSLFHREAAPSHEANFGKLMRGRIDLLITDRRVGQHAIKALGLEGKVSQAPAVLSRQQQFLAVRRGAGMDLLAQRFAAELKRFKQEPAYTALSAKYGAIQAITGFEHTVEQQESSAQ; encoded by the coding sequence ATGCCCGTGATCCTGAAACTTGCGACTGCTGCCCTTTTTGCTTGCCTGAGCCTGGCCGCTCATGGCGAGAAATTGCGCATTGTCACCGAGCCCTGGGCGCCCTATGTGTATGAGGAACAGGGCGCCATGCAAGGGCTGGACTACGAAACCACCGTGATCGTGTTCCAGCGCCTGGGGGTGGAGGTGCAATGGCAGTTCCTGCCCTGGAAGCGCTGCCTGGCGATGCTCGAGCAAGGCCAGGCTGACGGGGTGCTGGATATTTTCCACAGCCATGAGCGCGACGCCATGCTTCTATACCCCAGCGAACCGTTGTCGGAAGTGGAATTCGTGCTGTTCTATGCCAATGAGCGCCCCCACCCCGTGCAAGGCCTCGAAGACCTGCACGGCCTTACGGTCGGTACGTCGCCGGGCTACCTGTACGGTGCCGCATTCAGCGATTCCAGCCTGTTCCACCGTGAAGCCGCACCCAGCCATGAGGCCAACTTCGGCAAATTGATGCGCGGGCGCATCGATCTGTTGATTACCGACCGCCGGGTAGGCCAGCATGCGATCAAGGCACTGGGCCTGGAAGGCAAGGTCAGCCAGGCGCCGGCAGTGCTCAGCCGCCAGCAGCAGTTCCTCGCCGTACGCCGTGGCGCGGGGATGGACCTGCTGGCGCAACGCTTTGCCGCCGAACTTAAACGCTTCAAACAAGAGCCGGCCTACACCGCGTTGAGCGCCAAATACGGTGCAATCCAAGCAATTACGGGCTTCGAACACACCGTTGAGCAGCAGGAAAGCAGCGCGCAGTGA